One Ferviditalea candida genomic window, AAAGACAGTCCAAGCCACCTAACGGTGGCTCGGAACACTACAAAAGTGACATTTTCTCGGACGAGTTAAGGTGACATTTTCTCAGACGTTTGACACATAAAATTTGCTTAAACTTTTTTGTCATTCAAAAAAATTTAATAATGATAAGCGCAGCCGAGCTCCTGAAGCACTTTCAGCGCCCGGTTCATGTCTTCCTCTTCGCGGAAGGTCAGTCTGAGCACTCCCGGTGCATCCAGCCGATTCTCCAAAATATGAATGTTGCTCAGGTTAATACGATGATTGCCCAATTGCGTGGTAATCTTGCCGATGATGCCCGGCTTGTCCGGTACATCCACATACACATCGTACATTGAAGTGATCATGCCCTTCCGTCTTTCCGGAAGCTCTCCGCGAAACCGGTTGGCGTCCAGGAATTCACGTTCGATCCCAGGCCCGTCCCCGGCTTCCAGGAGTTGAATGAATCGCTCGATGTGCCCGTTCCAATCCTGCAGCAGCTTAAGCAGCACATCCCGATTGTGAATCAGAATATCCCGCCAGATAATCGGCTCGCTGGAAGCGATCCGCGTAATGTCGCGGAAGCCGCCGGCGGCCAACAAACGGTACAGCCCGTTGGATTCGTTATATTGAGCCACTTGATTGACGAGAGCTACAGCAATGATATGCGGCAGATGGCTGACCGCTCCGACAATATCGTCATGCAGAGCCGGTTCCATCCTGATGATCTGCGCTTTGGTCCGGCTCAGCAGCTCACTCAATTTCCCGTAAGCTTCTTCAGGCGTATCCGCGGCCGGAGTCAGCACATAGTACGCATTCTCAAACAAATGGGAGGTCGCAGCCTCCACACCCGATTTCTCCTTGCCGGCCATCGGATGCCCGCCGATAAAATGAACGTCCTTGAGCTTCAGCCGATCCGCGCAGGCCATGATGGACTGCTTGGTGCTGCCGACATCGCTGATGATGCAGCCCGGTTTCAAAGGGAGGGCGCTGATCTTCAGCAGGTAATCTTCCAGCAAGCCTACGGGAAGGCAAAGAAAAATGAAGTCGGCATCCTTAACGGCTTCTTCCATTGAGGTTGTCGCTTCATCGACAACGTTTCTTTTCAAGTATTTTTCAACCGACTTCGGATTGCCGGAATGCCCGACAATCCGTACTCCCGGAGTTTCCTTCAAGCATAGGGCCAATGATCCGCCGATCAGGCCTACGCCAAAAATTGCAATCTTCATAGTTCACACTCATTTATCCATTAATTTCTGTTGCTGCAATCTGCACTTCATTCAACACTTCTTCGAGCGCCTGAATAAATTTGCTGTTCTGCTCCGGTGTGCCGACAGTTACCCGGATGGATGTAGGGAAATCCAGCTGATGTCCGCCTCTGACAATGATTCCTCTCCCCAGCAGTCCTTCAAACACCGATTTGGCCGGTCTATGCACGTTCACCATGATGAAATTTCCGTAAGCGGGATATGCGGACAAGCCCAACCGTTCAAATTCGCCGGTCAAATAATCGATGCCTTTGGCATTTTCCTCCCGGCAACGGGTGATAAACGCCTGGTCTTTAATCGCTGCCATCGCAGCCGCCTGAGCGTACCTTGTCGTATTGAACGGCTCCCGGACCTGGTTGATGGAATGAATGACGTCCGGATGGCCGATGCCGAATCCGATGCGCAGCGACGCCAATCCGTAAATTTTGGAAAACGTGCGCAAAAGCACCACATTATCATGCTCCCGAAGAAGCTTCAGGGAATTGGAATTGTCCTCCGTTGCCGTAT contains:
- a CDS encoding prephenate dehydrogenase, translated to MKIAIFGVGLIGGSLALCLKETPGVRIVGHSGNPKSVEKYLKRNVVDEATTSMEEAVKDADFIFLCLPVGLLEDYLLKISALPLKPGCIISDVGSTKQSIMACADRLKLKDVHFIGGHPMAGKEKSGVEAATSHLFENAYYVLTPAADTPEEAYGKLSELLSRTKAQIIRMEPALHDDIVGAVSHLPHIIAVALVNQVAQYNESNGLYRLLAAGGFRDITRIASSEPIIWRDILIHNRDVLLKLLQDWNGHIERFIQLLEAGDGPGIEREFLDANRFRGELPERRKGMITSMYDVYVDVPDKPGIIGKITTQLGNHRINLSNIHILENRLDAPGVLRLTFREEEDMNRALKVLQELGCAYHY